From Mytilus edulis chromosome 9, xbMytEdul2.2, whole genome shotgun sequence, the proteins below share one genomic window:
- the LOC139487986 gene encoding uncharacterized protein: MEMDIRKMVTFFILGILLVINIDTSEAGCAPMRYDIAFYFVIDSQVSTTGSKKGQVDFAKEVVTKFSVGYMQTRFSCHLYGTTPTELFDFKSKSTVTGINDALDDFVDRRGSGSVETIENLKYIWTDIFTEIKGDRPDIPNYCLMIAIGENNDTYTLAGNQKPDTIDLRIYDAEAAYTHRNYYTDRQLAQTATKYITISSLSNFLSEAAVFTADFTCDYFCDVNYFTYDEPENLNTNADKAAGKITILMDSAWEITCCGVITSWIFYAKASGTIQIGVLRPIDTSTYRIIGFTSIIIPDTYIDTLVTYDNAADENIAIKEGDKIAWYSSGANIISYAVCAANTRSDCPQTTRQVTYSGELEAGETIDISSASTLKNKAWALKFTTKNNTEIIIRTNENETELEENTAVGKSAIFLTIEDPDAFEDYLFTVSGDLDHLELNIETMTLDLKKKWPPGGVDKPQVVTIVGTDTCQHTSTVTLTVNSYNEPPIINNLPHIIEILETTKTALPLFQINVTDATKDDICCTMPFTLPNTFNFELKNTTDVYGNVTGFWLYTIAEPAFEYSDIDSYRVFVCCQDPYGSSYSYLILRLTEVKIIEPYVPPDWFFRALILSLTPIGLMTAVSCFTLLFTVFWL, translated from the exons gATGTGCTCCAATGAGATACGACATCGCATTTTATTTCGTTATTGATAGCCAAGTTTCAACAACAGGCTCAAAGAAGGGTCAGGTGGATTTTGCGAAGGAAGTTGTCACAAAATTCAGTGTTGGGTACATGCAAACCCGTTTTTCCTGTCATTTATATGGGACTACTCCGACTGAACTTTTTGATTTCAAATCTAAAAGTACAGTTACTGGTATAAATGATGCTCTGGATGACTTCGTCGATCGAAGAGGATCCGGAAGTGTAGAAACAATAGAAAACTTGAAGTATATATGGACAGACATATTTACCGAAATAAAGGGTGATAGACCAGATATACCAAATTACTGTCTTATGATTGCAATAGGTGAGAACAATGATACATACACCCTAGCAGGAAACCAAAAACCAGACACTATTGATCTTAGGATATATGATGCTGAAGCTGCGTATACACATCGCAATTACTATACTGATAGACAACTTGCGCAGACAGCAACTAAATACATAACGATAAGTTCTTTGAGTAATTTTTTATCAGAGGCAGCAGTATTTACAGCTGACTTCACATGCGATTATT TTTGTGATGTGAACTATTTTACTTATGATGAACCAGAAAATTTAAACACTAATGCAGATAAAGCAGCAG GTAAAATAACGATATTAATGGATTCGGCATGGGAAATAACATGTTGTGGAGTGATTACATCCTGGATCTTTTATGCAAAAGCCAGTGGAACAATACAGATCGGAGTATTACGGCCTATAGATACCAGTACTTACAGAATTATAGGGTTCACTTCAATAATTATTCCAG ACACTTACATAGATACCTTGGTTACTTATGATAATGCTGCCGACGAAAATATTGCTATCAAAGAGGGAGATAAAATTGCATG gTACTCGTCTGGTGCCAACATAATATCGTATGCGGTATGTGCAGCCAATACACGAAGTGACTGTCCACAGACAACAAGACAAGTAACGTATTCAGGAGAACTGGAAGCTGGTGAAACGATCGACATTTCGTCTGCGTCCACTCTCAAAAATAAAGCATGGGCTCTAAAATTTACAACCAAAAATA ACACTGAAATTATTATCAGGACGAATGAAAACGAAACAGAACTTGAAGAGAACACTGCAGTTggaaaatcagcaatttttctgACAATTGAAGATCCTGATGCCTTCGAAGACTACCTATTTACAGTATCAGGGGATCTAGACCATTTGGAGTTAAACATTGAAACGA TGACCCTTGATTTAAAAAAGAAGTGGCCACCAGGAGGAGTGGATAAACCACAAGTTGTGACAATTGTAGGCACTGATACATGTcagcatacatctactgtcacCCTAACTGTTAACTCGTATAACGAG CCACCTATTATTAACAACCTTCCTCACATCATTGAAATACTTGAGACGACCAAAACGGCACTTCCTTTATTCCAAATCAATGTTACAGATGCTACCAAGGATGACATATGCTGTACCATGCCGTTCACTTTACCTAATACGTTCAACTTTGAGCTGAAAAACACAACTGATGTATATG gaAATGTTACTGGTTTTTGGCTATATACCATAGCAGAACCAGCATTTGAATACAGTGACATTGATTCGTATCGTGTGTTTGTATGTTGTCAAGATCCATATGGTTCGTCGTACAGTTATTTAATTCTAAGATTGACAGAAGTGAAAATCATTGAGCCATATGTCCCACCTG ATTGGTTTTTCAGAGCACTGATTCTTAGTTTGACACCAATAGGTTTGATGACAGCGGTGTCCTGCTTCACGTTACTTTTTACAGTATTTTGGTTATAA